One window of the Trypanosoma brucei gambiense DAL972 chromosome 3, complete sequence genome contains the following:
- a CDS encoding ADP-ribosylation factor GTPase activating protein, putative gives MTEKENGNKDKRRKEKHRKHHRDRRESCNGVVNSSAAKTRPETAVAIEGADEEVENWDENRTRVDQLCQTYPNNMCNDCNNAGTRWASVNHGVFLCIRCSGIHRSLGVHVSKVKSANMDKWSAAEVHLMELIGNQRAKLLYEAHLPKDMKPMTFAESDATLQTFIQRKYQEKAFSVEAVDEKLRQYHKEARYGKKPKRNSSASRKKKANDGANDKAERSLKGEDTIKALYGSNAEVISKMSKRTGPIRGTFGVVNVGPEAYDERRKTLLEQFGFS, from the coding sequence ATgacggaaaaggaaaatggaaacaaagaTAAGAGGCGGAAGGAGAAGCATCGCAAACATCATCGTGACCGCCGCGAAAGTTGTAATGGTGTTGTTAACTCATCTGCAGCCAAAACTAGGCCTGAAACTGCTGTGGCAATAGAGGGTGCGGATGAGGAAGTGGAGAACTGGGATGAAAACCGTACACGGGTTGATCAACTCTGTCAAACCTACCCGAACAACATGTGCAACGACTGCAACAACGCTGGAACTCGCTGGGCCTCGGTTAATCACGGCGTGTTTTTATGCATTCGGTGCTCCGGCATCCATCGCTCACTGGGCGTCCACGTGTCGAAGGTGAAGTCAGCTAACATGGACAAGTGGAGTGCAGCAGAGGTTCATTTGATGGAACTCATAGGCAATCAACGGGCAAAGTTACTTTACGAGGCGCATCTTCCTAAAGATATGAAGCCCATGACGTTTGCAGAGTCTGATGCTACTCTACAAACTTTTATCCAGCGGAAGTATCAGGAAAAAGCATTTTCTGTGGAGGCCGTAGATGAGAAACTTCGCCAGTACCATAAAGAAGCGCGGTACGGGAAGAAACCGAAGCGGAATAGCAGCGCGagtcgtaaaaaaaaagcgaatgACGGAGCGAACGACAAAGCCGAGAGGAGTTTGAAGGGGGAGGACACAATCAAGGCGTTATATGGCTCCAATGCGGAGGTTATATCTAAAATGTCAAAGAGGACGGGACCCATTCGTGGGACTTTTGGAGTAGTGAATGTTGGACCGGAAGCGTACGATGAGCGGCGCAAGACACTTCTGGAGCAGTTTGGCTTTTCttga
- a CDS encoding Hsc70-interacting protein (Hip), putative produces the protein MHTLSSCDFEALNRVLDFLRLHPSEIHRDEFNGLRAFLTSLGATLPPSTYEPKTTAGPEANEEDTASEPDEELWKLEDVADDGIPAGSGDPSPEQEEKAMELKAAAADCAADGRLDEAVDLLAQALRLVPGKAMYWSQRASYLLECKRPGAALRDANRALSLNPENVRALRVRGTVNRHLGKWEDALKDLSEAQTVDYDEKADALLRLVQEKANARRQSRRRKEEEREAKRQEALRRQREMEMQREEEEERRQNQRQAPPSGGFPGGFPGGMPGGFPGGMSGGMEEIMKDPEILEAMRNPEIASKFSTLMQNPMAALGMMSDPQMGPLLQKVMSKVMGGGFPGAGMPGSGFPGGGMSGQGFASSPDATPGTTNSAPPKGPLHDPDELD, from the coding sequence ATGCATACTCTGTCCTCATGTGATTTTGAGGCGTTGAACCGTGTGTTGGACTTTTTGCGCCTCCACCCCAGTGAAATCCACAGGGACGAATTTAATGGACTTCGCGCATTCTTAACGTCACTGGGCGCCACTCTTCCTCCCAGCACATATGAACCCAAAACGACTGCGGGACCAGAGGCAAATGAAGAGGACACAGCGAGTGAACCGGATGAAGAACTATGGAAGTTGGAAGACGTGGCGGATGATGGGATTCCAGCAGGCAGTGGAGATCCTTCACCTGAGCAGGAGGAGAAAGCGATGGAGctcaaagcagcagcggccgaCTGCGCGGCTGATGGTCGACTTGACGAGGCGGTTGACTTACTCGCTCAGGCACTTCGCCTGGTGCCGGGAAAGGCAATGTATTGGTCACAGCGCGCAAGTTATTTGCTTGAGTGCAAGCGTCCCGGTGCTGCATTGCGTGACGCCAACAGGGCACTCTCTCTTAACCCTGAAAATGTACGTGCTTTGCGCGTCCGGGGAACAGTGAATCGCCACCTGGGAAAGTGGGAGGACGCACTCAAAGACCTGAGCGAGGCACAAACTGTCGATTACGACGAAAAGGCGGATGCACTGCTTCGGCTGGTCCAGGAAAAGGCAAATGCACGGCGCCAGTCACGTCgtcggaaggaggaagagcggGAGGCAAAGCGACAAGAGGCCCTCCGCCGCCAACGCGAGATGGAAATGCAacgagaggaggaggaggagcgacGACAAAACCAGCGGCAGGCACCTCCATCAGGGGGATTCCCCGGAGGATTCCCAGGCGGAATGCCAGGCGGGTTCCCGGGTGGAATGTCGGGTGGAATGGAGGAAATTATGAAGGACCCGGAAATCTTGGAAGCCATGCGGAATCCGGAGATTGCGTCTAAGTTCTCTACTCTCATGCAGAACCCTATGGCTGCTTTGGGGATGATGAGTGATCCCCAAATGGGTCCTCTGCTTCAGAAAGTTATGTCAAAAGTGATGGGTGGTGGATTCCCGGGTGCAGGAATGCCGGGTTCTGGTTTCCCGGGAGGAGGCATGTCAGGTCAGGGGTTTGCTTCTTCACCAGACGCAACACCCGGTACCACGAATTCGGCCCCACCTAAGGGACCACTTCATGACCCTGACGAGTTGGATTAA